In a single window of the Nicotiana tomentosiformis chromosome 10, ASM39032v3, whole genome shotgun sequence genome:
- the LOC104111198 gene encoding uncharacterized protein, with protein sequence MHEEEVEVRIGTQVIPKRDSFKYLGFIIQGNKEINKDVTHRIGAGWMRWRLTSGILCDKNMSPAHKGKFYRELVRPTMLYGAECWLIKKIKVAEMRMLRLMCGHNRKYKIRNEVIRDKSGVTYVGGLVAGIEAKIVRACEEETHRCSGEEV encoded by the coding sequence ATGCATGAAGAAGAAGTGGAAGTGAGGATTGGTACTCAGGTCATCCCTAAAAgagatagtttcaagtatcttggttTTATTATTCAAGGAAACAAGGAGATTAACAAGGATGTTACTCATCGTATTGGAGCGGGGTGGATGAGATGGAGGCTCACCTCGGGgattttgtgtgataagaatatgTCACCTGCACATAAGGGCAAGTTCTACAGAGAgttggttagaccgactatgttgtatggagctgAGTGTTGGCTCATCAAGAAGATAAAAGTAgcggaaatgaggatgttgagattgaTGTGTGGGCATAATAGGAAATATAAGATTAGAAATGAGGTTATTAGGGACAAGTCAGGAGTGACATATGTGGGGGGACTAGTTGCGGGAATCGAGGCTAAGATagttcgggcatgtgaagaggagacaCATAGATgctccggtgaggaggtgtga